In Dermacentor albipictus isolate Rhodes 1998 colony chromosome 6, USDA_Dalb.pri_finalv2, whole genome shotgun sequence, the following proteins share a genomic window:
- the LOC139061454 gene encoding calcium-activated chloride channel regulator family member 3-like has product MNREQRRAAVLFWFLSSVASLEIDTSDGGYTNLLVSISKAVPYDESIVEDVKALFRSSSEFLHRATNGRVYFKQVTIEIPKEWPTRENARNVSWSSFEQSDIRIDLPSEPYGDRPFTQQLKPCGQPGDFVQLTPRFLAQLRNSTVNHSLNMAYMFVHQWAHFRYGVFDEYGCHHDNQYPLTYCHSGKVKLNACSERIAFAARTATGGQCSADSACRLSEDCVVSLQHPRSGHPTESSIMFMPRVGNVSSGPTSLNCFTLAL; this is encoded by the exons ATGAACAGAGAACAACGTCGTGCGGCAGTCCTTTTTTGGTTCCTAAGCTCGGTGGCCTCGCTGGAAATTGACACGTCGGACGGTGGGTACACAAACCTGCTGGTTTCAATCAGCAAAGCTGTTCCTTACGACGAGTCCATCGTTGAGGACGTAAAG GCGTTGTTCCGGTCTTCCTCCGAGTTCTTGCACCGGGCCACCAATGGACGCGTGTACTTcaagcaggtcaccattgagataCCTAAAGAATGGCCTACGAGAGAAAATGCCCGCAACGTATCGTGGAGCTCCTTCGAGCAGAGCGACATCCGGATCGACCTGCCAAGCGAGCCGTACGGGGACAGGCCATTTACGCAGCAGCTGAAACCCTGTGGCCAGCCGGGAGACTTCGTTCAACTGACGCCGCGGTTCCTCGCCCAACTTAGAAATTCGACCGTCAACCACTCATTGAACATGG CGTACATGTTCGTGCACCAGTGGGCCCACTTCCGGTACGGCGTGTTTGACGAGTACGGCTGCCATCATGACAATCAGTACCCGCTGACGTACTGCCACAGTGGCAAG GTGAAACTGAATGCCTGTTCGGAAAGGATCGCCTTCGCCGCCAGGACAGCGACTGGAGGACAGTGCTCCGCGGATAGCGCGTGTCGACTGTCCGAGGACTGCGTGGTCAGCTTGCAGCATCCCAGGAGTGGTCATCCCACTGAGTCATCGATCATGTTCATGCCCCGTGTTGGCAACGTGAGCAGCGGACCTACATCATTGAATTGCTTCACCCTCGCACTGTAA